The proteins below are encoded in one region of Hordeum vulgare subsp. vulgare chromosome 3H, MorexV3_pseudomolecules_assembly, whole genome shotgun sequence:
- the LOC123443714 gene encoding vesicle transport v-SNARE 11-like has translation MTDVFQGYERQYCEISASLSRKCTAAASQEGEKLKQKASEIKSGIDGAEALIRKMDLEARNLQPSSRAGQLAKLREYKSDLNNLKGTLKRITAGNGQQGAREELLESGTADTLVVSADQRSRLLRTTERQNQTTDRIRDSHRTMLETEELGVSIMHDLHQQRQSLLHANDTLHDVDDNIGKSRKIMGAMVRRMDRNKWVIGFLIALLVLAILVVLYFKFVH, from the exons ATGACCGATGTATTCCAGGGCTACGAGCGGCAGTACTGCGAGATCTCGGCCTCCCTCTCCCGGAAatgcaccgccgccgcctcccaggAGGGAG AGAAACTGAAGCAGAAGGCCTCGGAGATCAAATCCGGCATCGATGGCGCCGAGGCATTG ATAAGGAAGATGGATCTTGAAGCAAGGAACCTCCAGCCGAGCTCGAGGGCCGGGCAACTGGCgaaactgagagagtacaagtcgGATCTTAACAATCTGAAGGGAACGTTGAAGAGAATCACTGCTGGTAAtggccaacaaggggcgagagagGAGTTGCTGGAGTCAGGAACGGCAGATACGTTGGTG GTATCTGCTGATCAAAGGTCAAGATTGCTCAGGACAACGGAAAGGCAAAATCAGACAACTGATAGGATCAGAGATAGCCATAGAACTATGCTGGAGACAGAAGAGCTTGGAGTCTCCATCATGCATGACTTGCATCAGCAACGCCAGTCTCTTTTGCATGCTAATGATACG TTGCATGACGTGGACGATAACATTGGCAAGAGCAGAAAGATCATGGGGGCTATGGTGAGAAGAATGGATAGGAACAAGTGGGTTATCGGCTTCCTGATAGCCCTTCTTGTTTTAGCGATCCTAGTAGTCCTGTATTTCAAGTTTGTGCACTGA
- the LOC123441724 gene encoding deoxyuridine 5'-triphosphate nucleotidohydrolase-like produces MAPLLKVKKLSDKVILPSRGSALAVGSDFTAGYDLSSTVEMVVPTRGKALAATDLSISIPEGTYAHIALRSGLALKHSIDVGIGVIDANYRARGGIALFNLSEADFAVRPGDRVVQMIVHVIATPEVAEVKHLDATLRGDQEKRHQTDCFETDPWLLALSNAALTWYVPPPPPLQGLEVKVEYVPEKPNLGADDPLLLGVFEKLNSMSRIFFLVVETAR; encoded by the exons ATGGCGCCCCTGCTCAAGGTCAAGAAGCTCTCCGACAAGGTCATCCTGCCGTCCCGCGGCTCCGCACTCGCCGTCGGCTCCGACTTCACCGCCGGCTACGACCTCTCCAG CACGGTGGAGATGGTGGTGCCGACGAGGGGCAAGGCACTGGCGGCCACCGACCTGAGCATCTCCATCCCGGAGGGCACCTACGCGCACATCG CATTGAGGTCGGGCCTGGCGCTGAAGCACTCCATCGACGTGGGCATCGGGGTGATCGACGCCAACTATCGGGCCCGGGGGGGCATCGCGCTATTCAACCTCTCGGAGGCGGACTTTGCGGTGAGGCCCGGCGACCGCGTCGTGCAGATGATCGTCCACGTGATTGCAACGCCCGAGGTCGCTGAGGTGAAGCACCTTGACGCCACCCTTCGTGGGGATCAGGAAAAACGGCACCAGACTG ATTGCTTTGAAACTGATCCATGGCTGCTTGCGCTCAGCAACGCGGCACTCACTTGGTACGTCCCACCTCCGCCGCCGTTGCAGGGATTGGAA GTCAAGGTGGAGTACGTGCCCGAGAAGCCCAACCTCGGCGCTGACGACCCTCTCCTCCTCGGCGTCTTCGAGAAATTGAATTCCATGAGTCGTATCTTCTTTCTTGTTGTAGAGACAGCAAGATAG